Proteins from one Gimesia maris genomic window:
- a CDS encoding flagellar export protein FliJ — MKKFQFQFESVLKMRRHKRSMCRQLLGEMLQTDQRLIDQAEQLKQHRSEQFQEIRVRQSEGRVDIDGTTSLRYYAGQLQTQIQSVNTNRELMGKQIVLCRQALAKAEQEVKAMEKLSDKHRETFLYAQNQKEMVELEETWSATQQTGGYQ; from the coding sequence ATGAAGAAATTTCAATTTCAATTTGAATCAGTGCTCAAAATGCGACGGCATAAACGCAGTATGTGCCGTCAGCTGCTGGGGGAGATGCTCCAGACTGACCAGCGATTGATTGATCAGGCCGAGCAACTGAAACAGCATCGCTCAGAACAGTTTCAGGAAATCCGGGTCCGTCAGTCCGAAGGGCGGGTGGATATTGATGGGACGACCAGTTTACGGTATTACGCTGGCCAGTTGCAGACTCAAATTCAGTCGGTCAACACAAACCGGGAGCTAATGGGGAAACAGATTGTCCTCTGCAGACAGGCTTTGGCCAAGGCCGAGCAGGAAGTCAAAGCCATGGAAAAACTGTCTGATAAACATCGCGAAACATTTCTCTATGCACAAAACCAGAAAGAAATGGTTGAGCTGGAAGAAACCTGGTCAGCCACACAGCAGACAGGAGGTTATCAATGA
- a CDS encoding flagellar hook-length control protein FliK produces the protein MSDSHKFSLLDLQPLDLSKYGKQKLDLNQGATRNPDSSYRRQLSESLSRKQPSQSADQKPETDARPRDLNSKRAIDEKQSPEPQAPAQKPKNTESPESLQRDDSAELQTQTEVAGSEAEKTEVSSEPASVSDTSSEENKSDTINPLAAEVQQPVKQKEPVYSLFSDSAVSDSRQQSLQEVTSTDGEIQPPASFQFTDNQNLVKLPTEVTETEPEGAYPIPEGLAALLKNQSESISSTQSTDVALSSEPVLAEQQNQAAENLTAQATGEVVEESVSQQLSAGLQQVKVTEELKQAIKEFQEKNSDNGNASTEDSEVDIQSLMQQRYQSAENENQSDSSADETNQSEQSAEQTVVEDVSRTVIQELQQPVESTPDTKSEVVDQKTDAKSEAVDDSADVVTFSPVPPGLKPAGDAPALSVDPSRPSPQIQDTTANQQTDHSNIQVLNGNSTAPVTNEIAPAAPAGPVIDVKQVDQLVERISTAVKQSHSTGQQLKIRLSPPELGTLQIEVSLKNGEYTAKLEVQNRHAQKVINDNIAQLKEALSKTGVSLDRIDVHINTDASEDQRSSQSGTQSDSGNDFNSQQFSDNPQDSEQRPGEQSFVEDAVKQDEPADQDRPQVVRSQGIASENVEEIDVQI, from the coding sequence ATGTCAGATTCTCACAAGTTTTCTCTGCTGGATCTCCAACCGCTGGATCTCAGTAAATACGGTAAGCAGAAACTTGATCTGAATCAGGGGGCAACCCGCAATCCCGACTCGAGTTACCGCAGACAGTTAAGTGAGTCCCTTTCGAGGAAACAGCCGAGTCAGTCAGCTGATCAAAAACCGGAAACCGATGCCCGACCCCGGGATTTGAATTCAAAACGGGCAATCGACGAAAAACAGAGCCCTGAACCTCAGGCTCCGGCTCAAAAACCGAAGAATACAGAATCGCCAGAGAGTCTGCAGCGCGATGATTCGGCTGAATTACAGACTCAAACGGAAGTTGCTGGCAGCGAAGCGGAAAAAACGGAAGTTTCGAGTGAACCCGCTTCAGTCAGTGACACGAGTTCAGAAGAAAATAAATCTGATACCATCAATCCGCTGGCAGCCGAAGTACAACAGCCTGTCAAACAGAAAGAGCCAGTGTATTCACTGTTTAGCGATTCCGCTGTCAGTGATTCCAGGCAACAATCCCTCCAGGAAGTCACTTCGACAGATGGAGAGATTCAACCGCCAGCCAGTTTTCAGTTCACGGACAATCAGAATCTGGTCAAACTGCCAACTGAAGTAACAGAAACAGAACCCGAAGGAGCTTACCCTATACCGGAAGGACTGGCAGCTTTACTGAAGAATCAGAGCGAATCCATTTCGTCTACTCAATCGACTGATGTCGCATTGTCGAGTGAACCTGTATTGGCAGAGCAGCAGAATCAGGCAGCAGAAAATTTAACCGCACAGGCGACAGGTGAAGTTGTTGAAGAGTCTGTTTCTCAACAGTTGTCTGCTGGGCTCCAGCAGGTCAAAGTTACTGAAGAATTGAAACAGGCAATTAAAGAATTTCAGGAAAAGAACTCCGATAACGGGAATGCATCGACAGAAGATTCAGAAGTTGATATTCAATCGCTCATGCAGCAGCGATATCAGAGTGCTGAAAATGAAAACCAGTCGGATTCCTCAGCAGATGAAACCAATCAGAGTGAACAGTCGGCGGAACAGACAGTTGTAGAAGACGTTTCCCGAACGGTCATCCAAGAGTTACAGCAGCCTGTAGAATCCACTCCTGATACAAAGTCTGAAGTCGTAGACCAGAAAACAGATGCGAAGTCTGAAGCTGTCGATGATTCTGCTGACGTTGTCACTTTCTCCCCGGTCCCTCCGGGTTTGAAGCCTGCCGGCGATGCTCCTGCTCTCTCAGTTGATCCATCCAGGCCCAGTCCACAAATTCAGGATACGACTGCAAATCAGCAGACAGATCACTCAAATATCCAGGTACTGAACGGCAACTCCACTGCCCCTGTGACAAATGAAATTGCACCGGCTGCGCCTGCGGGACCAGTGATTGATGTCAAACAGGTTGATCAACTGGTCGAGAGGATTTCGACTGCCGTCAAACAGTCTCATTCTACCGGGCAGCAACTGAAGATTCGTTTGAGCCCACCTGAGTTGGGAACGTTGCAGATTGAGGTCTCGTTGAAAAACGGTGAATACACGGCGAAGCTGGAAGTACAGAACCGTCATGCACAAAAAGTGATCAATGATAATATTGCCCAGTTAAAAGAGGCATTATCAAAGACGGGCGTTTCGTTAGATCGGATCGACGTACACATCAACACGGACGCCAGTGAAGACCAGCGTTCTTCTCAATCAGGTACGCAGTCAGACTCAGGAAATGATTTTAATTCTCAGCAGTTCTCTGATAACCCGCAAGACAGTGAACAACGTCCGGGTGAGCAGTCATTTGTCGAGGATGCTGTGAAGCAGGATGAACCTGCAGACCAGGATCGTCCCCAGGTCGTTCGTTCCCAGGGGATTGCATCAGAAAATGTCGAAGAAATAGACGTACAGATTTAA
- a CDS encoding flagellar hook assembly protein FlgD, translating to MAVDGIGGSSSTSGTTAVEVVDPDKVGFNGLTAESFMKLLITELQNQDPTEPLGNEQLLAQISSMRELQSNIELSDTLKEITTGQSLTQAAALIGKEVEGQEGQQNPVAGVVERAFVRDGKSYVGIGAFELPVSAITSVQEPASV from the coding sequence ATGGCCGTTGATGGAATTGGTGGAAGCAGCAGTACCAGCGGTACGACTGCAGTAGAAGTGGTTGATCCAGATAAAGTTGGCTTCAATGGTTTAACCGCCGAATCGTTTATGAAACTGTTGATTACGGAACTGCAAAACCAGGACCCGACAGAACCATTGGGGAACGAACAACTGCTGGCACAGATTTCCAGTATGCGGGAACTGCAGTCGAATATCGAGTTATCAGATACATTGAAAGAAATTACGACCGGACAGTCGCTGACACAGGCTGCTGCGTTGATCGGAAAAGAAGTGGAAGGGCAGGAAGGCCAGCAAAATCCGGTTGCGGGTGTTGTGGAGCGCGCCTTTGTCCGCGATGGAAAGTCGTATGTCGGCATTGGTGCTTTTGAATTGCCTGTCTCTGCAATTACCAGTGTTCAAGAACCTGCAAGTGTTTAG
- a CDS encoding flagellar hook-basal body complex protein, translating into MGLTSALNTSLGGLSLNETSIDVLGNNIANAGTNGFKASNVLFTTQLSRTLSVGSRPTTSNGGTNPRQVGLGALSASIRKDFTQGSVTNSTSPSDLAIQGDGFFILDGPDGQVYSRNGNFELNSQSLLTNQSGFKVQGYGVDEDFNLVTTTLTDIEIPLGDLNVAQATQNVQVGGALLPTGVLGTLGSILTTANLTDAGNANAAITGTTLLSDVEETIGTPLFTVGETLEFTPNKGGRSLDPMTLLVTGTTTAADFADFMDRTLGIQNGSGIPNDATTGAQPGVTITGGGAFQIVGNSGTVNDIAVTIGNITSDGATISLPFTKSQSSNGESAITDFVIFDSLGEPVTMKMTSVLESQSSNNTVFRYFLESADDNDGDIAVSNGTITFDSNGNVTNYTPNTFGISRVNTAADEMDVTLDLSDISGISSASAGSTLKLTLQDGSDPGTLASFVIDETGIINGVFDNGIIRTLGQITLSRFSNPQGLLEFGNSTFQEGVSSGPPFLVTPGNFGAGTIRAGSIELSNTDVGRSLVDLIVASTNYRGNARVISSVQQLVDELLVLGR; encoded by the coding sequence ATGGGATTGACATCTGCATTAAATACATCGTTGGGTGGTTTAAGCCTGAATGAAACCAGTATCGATGTACTGGGAAACAATATTGCCAACGCAGGCACGAACGGCTTTAAAGCCTCAAATGTGCTGTTTACCACTCAGTTATCCCGTACATTGAGTGTGGGGTCACGCCCGACAACCAGTAATGGTGGAACGAATCCCCGTCAGGTCGGTCTGGGGGCCTTGAGTGCCTCAATTCGCAAAGACTTTACTCAGGGAAGTGTGACCAACAGTACCAGTCCCTCCGACCTCGCGATCCAGGGAGATGGGTTTTTTATTCTCGATGGTCCGGATGGCCAGGTTTACTCTCGTAATGGTAACTTCGAACTTAACAGCCAGAGCCTGTTAACAAACCAGAGCGGTTTTAAAGTCCAGGGGTATGGCGTCGATGAAGATTTTAACCTTGTCACCACAACTCTGACTGATATTGAAATTCCCCTGGGGGATTTGAACGTGGCTCAGGCCACACAAAACGTACAGGTTGGTGGTGCCTTGTTACCTACGGGTGTTCTGGGCACGCTGGGGTCTATTTTGACAACAGCAAATCTGACAGATGCCGGAAATGCCAATGCTGCCATTACAGGAACCACACTGTTATCAGATGTCGAAGAGACAATTGGTACGCCATTGTTTACTGTGGGTGAGACCCTGGAGTTTACTCCCAACAAGGGAGGTCGTTCGCTTGATCCAATGACATTGCTGGTTACTGGAACGACGACGGCAGCAGACTTTGCAGATTTCATGGATCGGACGCTGGGAATTCAAAATGGTAGCGGTATTCCCAATGATGCCACGACGGGAGCCCAGCCAGGTGTGACAATCACCGGCGGGGGGGCATTTCAGATCGTTGGTAACTCAGGAACGGTCAATGACATCGCTGTCACAATCGGTAACATCACTTCCGATGGTGCCACGATTTCTCTGCCATTTACAAAGTCACAATCATCCAACGGTGAAAGTGCCATTACAGACTTTGTGATCTTTGACTCACTGGGTGAGCCTGTGACAATGAAGATGACCAGTGTGCTGGAATCTCAATCGTCTAACAATACGGTATTCCGCTATTTTCTGGAAAGTGCTGATGATAACGATGGAGACATTGCCGTCTCTAACGGAACAATCACGTTTGACAGTAACGGGAATGTCACTAACTATACTCCCAATACATTTGGAATCAGTCGCGTTAATACAGCCGCGGACGAAATGGATGTGACACTGGACCTGTCAGATATTTCCGGTATTTCTTCTGCGAGTGCCGGTAGTACTTTGAAGCTGACTCTGCAGGATGGTTCCGATCCGGGAACGCTTGCCAGCTTCGTGATTGATGAAACCGGAATTATCAATGGTGTATTCGATAACGGGATTATTCGTACTCTCGGGCAGATCACTCTGTCTCGGTTTTCGAATCCCCAGGGATTGCTGGAATTCGGAAACTCGACATTTCAGGAAGGTGTCAGCTCCGGCCCTCCTTTCCTGGTGACACCTGGTAACTTCGGAGCGGGAACAATTCGCGCCGGTTCCATTGAATTATCAAACACCGATGTCGGTCGGAGCCTGGTGGACCTGATCGTGGCTTCAACGAACTATCGTGGAAACGCGCGGGTGATCAGTTCCGTACAACAGCTGGTGGATGAACTGCTGGTCCTGGGACGATAG
- a CDS encoding flagellar FlbD family protein: MIKLTRLNGEEFVVNAELIQCIESRPDTFITLTSEDRLIVRESVEEVVKRSIAYSRAIRLVPGL; the protein is encoded by the coding sequence ATGATCAAATTAACCCGGTTGAATGGTGAAGAATTCGTCGTAAATGCAGAGTTAATTCAATGCATTGAAAGTCGTCCCGATACCTTTATAACGCTGACATCGGAGGATCGGTTGATAGTCCGGGAAAGTGTTGAAGAAGTGGTGAAGCGGTCGATTGCCTATTCACGGGCGATCCGGCTGGTCCCCGGATTATAA
- a CDS encoding motility protein A yields MDKATAGGLVSGIALLLLAIAIAPGSSFAAFIDIPSAAVVVGGAIAACFIAFPGAAMLLFPKVLKKVFFPKQQELAPVITQIVEFAEIARRDGILALEAKTEEIEDPFILLGVQMAVDGTDVDLMEQILRTEMEAVAGRHKNGKSLMDTVGRYAPAFGMIGTLMGLIIMLGNMDDPEAIGPGMAVALITTLYGALVSNLFFLPFADKLAFYSKQEFQVREVIIKGLIAIQEGDNPRVIEQKLNTFLPQDQRVGKDSQAA; encoded by the coding sequence ATGGATAAGGCAACCGCTGGTGGATTAGTTTCCGGGATCGCATTGCTGCTGTTGGCGATTGCGATTGCGCCGGGATCCAGTTTTGCTGCCTTTATCGATATTCCCTCGGCTGCGGTCGTGGTGGGGGGGGCTATCGCTGCCTGCTTTATTGCGTTTCCAGGCGCAGCAATGTTGCTGTTTCCCAAGGTACTCAAGAAGGTATTCTTTCCCAAACAGCAGGAACTGGCGCCCGTGATCACTCAAATCGTGGAGTTTGCAGAGATTGCCCGCCGGGACGGGATCCTGGCATTAGAAGCCAAAACCGAAGAGATCGAGGACCCCTTTATTCTCCTGGGCGTCCAGATGGCGGTGGATGGGACCGATGTGGATCTCATGGAACAGATCCTGAGAACCGAAATGGAAGCAGTTGCCGGCAGGCATAAAAACGGAAAATCACTGATGGATACCGTGGGGCGTTACGCTCCGGCGTTCGGGATGATCGGAACGTTGATGGGGTTGATCATCATGCTGGGAAACATGGATGACCCTGAAGCGATCGGCCCTGGTATGGCGGTGGCATTGATTACGACATTATACGGCGCGCTGGTTTCCAACCTGTTCTTCCTCCCGTTTGCGGATAAGCTGGCATTTTACAGCAAACAGGAATTTCAAGTCCGTGAAGTCATCATCAAAGGGCTGATTGCCATTCAGGAAGGTGATAATCCGCGCGTGATTGAACAAAAACTGAATACCTTTTTACCACAGGATCAGCGGGTGGGCAAAGACAGCCAGGCAGCCTGA
- a CDS encoding OmpA/MotB family protein — translation MAMPEEDAPPGVPEWVVTYGDMMSLLLTFFIMLVSMSEIRNDEGSVRAMLDSLRERFGTHQGTAAVPGKSLDPTSNQSKPASKGSSSDGGTKTGKEKSSGGGGPNKTVERINTGTEVTLGGAACFGRFSAELTPEIKQKLDIIAEILLPTPNRLIVRGHASPEPLPKDSKFLDSQELSFYRAKNVAEYLESKGIEPERLIVSSVGDAEPRTITRNPEEQYLNRRVDVFLIDAYIVSLKTGNR, via the coding sequence ATGGCGATGCCGGAAGAAGATGCACCTCCTGGCGTTCCGGAATGGGTAGTGACGTATGGTGATATGATGTCATTATTGCTGACATTTTTCATCATGCTGGTCTCGATGAGCGAAATTCGTAATGACGAAGGCAGTGTCCGCGCCATGCTGGATTCGTTACGCGAGCGGTTTGGTACTCATCAGGGAACAGCCGCAGTCCCCGGTAAATCGCTGGATCCCACCAGTAACCAGAGCAAGCCCGCTTCAAAAGGCTCCAGTTCTGATGGCGGTACCAAAACGGGAAAAGAAAAATCCAGCGGGGGAGGCGGCCCGAATAAAACCGTCGAGCGTATCAATACAGGTACCGAAGTGACTCTGGGGGGAGCAGCCTGTTTCGGCAGGTTTTCGGCCGAGCTGACGCCGGAAATAAAACAAAAACTCGACATCATAGCCGAAATTCTTCTACCAACTCCCAATCGGCTGATCGTCCGCGGACATGCATCCCCAGAACCCTTACCAAAGGACTCAAAGTTCCTGGATTCACAGGAGTTGTCTTTTTATCGGGCTAAGAATGTCGCGGAGTATCTGGAGTCCAAAGGAATTGAGCCTGAAAGACTGATTGTCAGTTCAGTGGGTGACGCCGAGCCCAGGACGATCACACGTAACCCCGAAGAGCAATACTTAAATCGTCGGGTTGACGTATTTTTAATTGATGCGTATATAGTCTCTCTTAAGACAGGCAATCGTTAA
- the fliN gene encoding flagellar motor switch protein FliN, whose product MAEENDDLLDPSEIEKLLNSQGQGAPAETPSAEGKSDNLLDPADIEKLLQGAGAAESDGADNPGEVVNNDDIDALFNQHSSDADDQSGMPFSSREETEALLNQAEANLAAAISPNLGPGSGIPNDLGGTKSFEFPNFESMVSNPEEAMKLSSLQNVELDLCIELGRTELLIEEVLKMKEGVVVPLDKLAGDPVDILVNGRIIARGEVLVLNDNFCVRVAEIISPEL is encoded by the coding sequence GTGGCTGAAGAGAATGATGATCTTCTGGATCCGTCTGAAATTGAAAAACTGCTGAATTCCCAAGGGCAGGGTGCGCCTGCTGAAACTCCGTCTGCCGAAGGAAAATCAGATAATCTTCTCGATCCTGCTGATATTGAAAAATTACTGCAGGGAGCCGGAGCCGCAGAAAGCGATGGTGCAGACAATCCAGGAGAGGTTGTCAACAACGACGATATCGATGCCCTGTTTAATCAGCATTCTTCTGACGCAGATGATCAGTCAGGAATGCCATTTTCTTCGCGAGAAGAAACGGAAGCATTATTAAATCAGGCCGAAGCGAATCTGGCAGCAGCAATTTCACCCAATCTGGGGCCCGGAAGCGGGATCCCGAATGATCTGGGGGGAACCAAATCGTTTGAATTCCCTAATTTTGAGTCAATGGTCAGTAATCCAGAAGAAGCGATGAAACTGTCATCGCTGCAGAATGTAGAACTGGACCTGTGCATTGAGTTAGGTAGAACAGAACTGCTGATTGAAGAAGTTTTAAAAATGAAAGAGGGCGTCGTGGTTCCTCTGGACAAGCTGGCGGGTGATCCGGTTGATATTCTGGTGAATGGTCGGATTATCGCGCGTGGTGAAGTGCTGGTCCTGAATGATAATTTCTGCGTCCGTGTGGCAGAGATTATTTCTCCGGAACTGTAA
- a CDS encoding FliO/MopB family protein yields the protein MIRLCNLTLLALLCSLICTPLVHSADNPAFTQPAEFRNQSHTSERYPQKHQQRMQSGTTRPVVQTSRTGSVSDSKTLNGTRTQTLLPRSGADVRKSESNPITPLERQKQPVSGSSSQTLSKRAPSIWGTFGALLVVISIILVGAKLFKKHHPLGSAGLPREVMEVLGKKPLDARQTIHFVRCGSRILILGSSPAGLEMLSEVVDPVEVDLITGMCREDAESSRAANSFLNLFQSVQKKEEPRFTRPATEPFQNTEESEPAGTPEQEPFSDYDSAVNRLQQKLLHSPRQSLNERAESDHA from the coding sequence ATGATTCGTCTTTGTAATTTAACTCTGCTGGCCTTATTGTGCTCTCTGATTTGTACCCCTCTCGTGCATTCAGCAGACAATCCTGCCTTTACGCAACCTGCGGAATTTCGTAATCAGAGTCATACGTCAGAGCGGTACCCGCAAAAACATCAGCAACGGATGCAAAGCGGAACAACGCGACCAGTGGTACAAACCAGCCGGACAGGTTCTGTTTCCGATTCGAAGACGCTCAACGGTACAAGAACTCAGACATTGCTTCCGCGGAGTGGAGCCGATGTGCGGAAGTCCGAGTCCAATCCCATCACTCCTTTAGAGCGTCAGAAGCAGCCGGTTTCGGGCTCTTCAAGTCAAACTCTCAGTAAGCGGGCTCCCTCGATCTGGGGGACATTCGGTGCATTACTGGTTGTGATTTCGATTATCCTGGTGGGGGCAAAGTTATTCAAAAAGCATCATCCGCTCGGCTCAGCGGGCTTGCCTCGTGAAGTGATGGAAGTGCTGGGAAAGAAACCACTGGATGCCCGACAGACCATCCATTTCGTGCGGTGTGGGTCCCGGATTCTGATCCTGGGTTCCTCTCCCGCCGGGCTGGAAATGCTCAGTGAAGTAGTAGATCCGGTCGAGGTCGATCTGATAACGGGTATGTGCCGGGAGGACGCTGAGTCATCTCGAGCGGCGAATTCATTTCTCAACCTGTTTCAAAGCGTACAGAAAAAAGAGGAGCCACGTTTTACTCGACCGGCAACGGAACCGTTTCAGAACACTGAAGAATCAGAACCTGCTGGAACACCAGAGCAGGAACCGTTTTCAGATTATGACTCGGCAGTGAACCGTTTACAGCAGAAACTGCTGCATTCCCCTCGTCAGTCCCTGAATGAGCGTGCGGAGTCCGATCATGCATAG
- the fliP gene encoding flagellar type III secretion system pore protein FliP (The bacterial flagellar biogenesis protein FliP forms a type III secretion system (T3SS)-type pore required for flagellar assembly.): MHSRGGVPNLITAKMTEAAVRILLPVLVMLWLGLSAQSAQAQPTPSSQALSNQGVTSQNPTQAPVQPVFMSQDNQQGGAGVPEMLDVEQMTSPQGLNSTLKLFLLLTVLSLAPSILIMTTSFIRFVIVFGLLRQALGTQQLPPNQVLTSLSLFLTIMVMAPIWEKAYEEGIVPYTNQTQQAPVSLEAAFQKTVAPLRKFMSDQIELTGNSDTVWMFLDYQQPLPGSPGAESYQPPRDYDEVPLTVLLPAYMLSEVKTAFLIGFQLYLPFIVIDMVISSILISMGMMMLPPVLISLPFKILLFVLIDGWLLTVGMLLESIRAVG; encoded by the coding sequence ATGCATAGCCGGGGGGGCGTTCCAAACCTGATCACAGCTAAGATGACCGAAGCAGCAGTCCGAATTCTGCTGCCGGTACTGGTCATGCTCTGGCTGGGACTGTCTGCGCAGAGCGCCCAGGCACAGCCAACTCCCTCCAGTCAGGCTTTATCCAATCAGGGAGTAACCAGCCAGAACCCGACTCAAGCACCGGTTCAGCCGGTATTCATGTCTCAAGACAACCAGCAAGGGGGCGCGGGTGTGCCTGAGATGCTGGATGTCGAACAGATGACATCTCCACAGGGGCTGAATTCGACACTGAAGCTGTTTTTGCTGCTGACAGTATTGAGCCTGGCCCCTTCGATTCTGATAATGACGACGAGTTTTATCCGTTTCGTGATCGTGTTCGGGTTACTGCGTCAGGCGCTGGGAACCCAGCAACTGCCTCCCAACCAGGTACTGACAAGCTTAAGTCTGTTTCTGACAATCATGGTGATGGCACCTATCTGGGAAAAAGCATATGAAGAGGGCATCGTGCCTTACACCAATCAGACTCAGCAGGCACCGGTTTCACTCGAAGCTGCTTTTCAGAAAACGGTAGCACCCCTGCGGAAATTTATGAGTGATCAGATTGAGTTAACGGGCAACAGCGACACCGTCTGGATGTTCCTGGATTACCAGCAGCCTCTGCCAGGTTCACCCGGGGCTGAATCGTATCAGCCACCCCGGGACTATGATGAGGTGCCACTGACGGTTTTATTACCGGCCTATATGTTGAGTGAAGTGAAGACGGCCTTTCTGATCGGTTTTCAACTGTATCTGCCGTTCATTGTGATCGATATGGTGATCAGTTCCATCCTGATCAGCATGGGGATGATGATGCTGCCGCCCGTTCTCATTTCCTTACCCTTTAAAATTCTGTTGTTTGTTTTGATTGATGGCTGGTTACTGACAGTCGGGATGTTACTGGAAAGTATCAGGGCCGTCGGTTGA
- the fliQ gene encoding flagellar biosynthesis protein FliQ: MDTSTVLDLGREGLLIMLEVSGPVMLTAVVVGLVISIGQAVTQIQDQTISFVPKIIMMVLAILYTLPWITSLMVEYSTNLITNIPTRL, translated from the coding sequence ATGGATACATCCACTGTTCTCGATCTGGGACGTGAAGGATTACTGATCATGCTGGAAGTCAGTGGCCCGGTCATGCTGACTGCTGTTGTGGTCGGCCTGGTGATCAGTATTGGACAGGCTGTCACTCAGATTCAGGATCAGACCATCAGTTTCGTTCCCAAAATTATCATGATGGTGCTGGCGATCCTGTATACGCTGCCCTGGATCACCTCATTAATGGTGGAATACAGTACGAATCTGATTACCAATATTCCGACACGTCTTTAA
- a CDS encoding flagellar biosynthetic protein FliR: MSELLDQYVMNPILQLAPGQLLQWAMLQFYAFTLVLVRISGLMIIGPVFGQPIFPTNIRILLILSLSLLITPTLHDQTTVGFYQLDSNQDQRLSQDEVPEHLQDRFEDLVVTAGRQATRELTVNDYRFVTRMPNSLLDYAWSILGELTLGFSLGLGIYIILLSLQMAGQMIDQQAGMALGEVFNPGFDMNASLSGQYLYFIGISVFLLMEPVNGHLLMLSSLIDTFQVFPVGEGIVSTNTLDLLQTLMHQSLVLSIKVAAPLLAISALISISMGYLGHTVPQINVLVIGFPIRAMISLIVLVFTLSGAADIVVESIPSAIDQLSRSTVL, from the coding sequence GTGAGCGAACTCCTCGATCAATATGTGATGAATCCGATCCTGCAGCTGGCTCCGGGACAGCTGCTGCAGTGGGCAATGCTGCAGTTTTATGCGTTTACGCTGGTACTTGTACGAATCAGTGGTCTGATGATTATCGGACCTGTCTTCGGTCAACCGATTTTTCCCACGAATATCCGGATTCTGCTGATCCTGAGTCTGTCGCTGCTTATTACGCCGACGTTGCATGACCAGACGACGGTCGGCTTTTATCAACTGGACAGCAACCAGGATCAGCGACTCAGCCAGGATGAAGTTCCGGAGCATCTGCAGGATCGGTTTGAGGATCTTGTGGTCACAGCAGGTCGCCAGGCAACTCGGGAACTGACAGTCAATGATTACCGGTTCGTGACGCGAATGCCGAATTCACTGCTGGATTATGCCTGGTCCATCCTGGGGGAATTAACGTTAGGTTTTTCGCTGGGCCTGGGGATATATATCATACTACTCAGTCTGCAGATGGCAGGTCAGATGATCGATCAGCAGGCCGGGATGGCGCTGGGTGAAGTCTTCAATCCCGGTTTTGACATGAATGCTTCACTCAGTGGACAGTATCTGTATTTTATCGGGATCTCTGTCTTCCTGCTGATGGAACCGGTAAACGGTCATCTGTTAATGCTGTCGTCCCTGATTGATACCTTCCAGGTTTTTCCAGTAGGTGAAGGAATTGTATCTACGAATACGCTGGACCTGCTGCAGACGTTGATGCATCAGTCTCTGGTACTGTCGATTAAGGTGGCAGCCCCATTGCTGGCAATCAGTGCGTTAATCTCGATTTCGATGGGTTATCTCGGACACACGGTTCCCCAGATCAATGTACTGGTGATTGGTTTTCCCATTCGCGCAATGATCAGTCTGATCGTACTGGTTTTTACACTGTCGGGGGCTGCGGATATTGTTGTTGAATCCATTCCCTCTGCCATTGATCAGTTAAGCCGCAGTACCGTTTTATAA